The Manis javanica isolate MJ-LG chromosome 2, MJ_LKY, whole genome shotgun sequence genome contains a region encoding:
- the SMPD5 gene encoding LOW QUALITY PROTEIN: sphingomyelin phosphodiesterase 5 (The sequence of the model RefSeq protein was modified relative to this genomic sequence to represent the inferred CDS: inserted 4 bases in 3 codons) codes for MQSPPDWLPTPGTLRPSPFPHPALHALHGLARALLFPAYWALDRLLGCWAPAARGSGXLLLLSPPLALPGLLLWLPLQIWRRPFCYQPPPQCRAPPVPWRPPDEPARCFGFLSANLCLLPDRLARFSNLRHSQRRAEAGRGAPCGMLTATVPAGLDFVCLQMFDLRSERSLVSRLVPNLGPVLYDVGTFGLQPGPHLKLLGSGLLLASRYPLLHASFRPFPHASREESLASKGLFSAQAQLGILDGRRAHAHAPSGEPRGGDLGVGLTAPPLCTAAAGPSPHCTSAHLTVCPRHREPLGVPGWARGPGPGCGGSGCGWVSPTQSGTLGAFLSAEDGPLRCEQLSLLLDRAEQFEAESRRSDEDVAFSVLRGGLNFDNCSLADAQEQRHPLFSXLRDPCRLGXAPEQPWAVGTALPAPHRHHSVACSPEMLRG; via the exons ATGCAATCCCCGCCCGACTGGCTCCCGACGCCCGGCACCCTACGGCCCTCTCCCTTCCCGCACCCTGCTCTGCACGCCCTCCACGGTTTGGCCCGCGCGCTGCTCTTCCCGGCCTACTGGGCCCTGGACCGGCTGCTTGGCTGCTGGGCCCCGGCGGCGCGCGGGAGCGG CCTGCTGCTGCTCAGCCCGCCCCTGGCACTGCCGGGCCTGCTGCTCTGGCTGCCGCTGCAGATTTGGCGCCGCCCTTTCTGCTACCAGCCCCCTCCGCAGTGCCGGGCGCCCCCTGTGCCCTGGCGCCCCCCAGATGAGCCCGCGCGCTGCTTCGGCTTCCTCAGCGCCAACCTGTGCCTGCTCCCCGACAGGCTGGCGCGCTTCAGCAACTTGCGGCACAGCCAACGGCGAGCAGAGGCGGGGCGGGGGGCGCCGTGCGGGATGCTGACAGCTACGGTGCCTGCGGGTCTGGATTTCGTCTGTCTGCAGATGTTCGATCTGCGCTCAGAGCGCAGCCTGGTGAGCCGCCTGGTGCCCAATCTGGGCCCGGTGCTGTACGACGTGGGCACGTTCGGCCTGCAGCCCGGGCCGCACCTCAAGCTGCTGGGCAGCGGCCTGCTGCTGGCCTCGCGCTACCCACTGCTGCATGCCTCCTTCCGGCCCTTCCCCCACGCGAGTCGCGAGGAATCGCTGGCCTCCAAGGGACTGTTTTCCGCACAG GCGCAGCTGGGCATCCTGGATGGGCGCCGCGCGCACGCACATGCGCCGAGTGGTGAGCCCCGCGGAGGCGATCTTGGCGTGGGGCTGACGGCGCCGCCTCTCTGCACGGCGGCGGCAGGTCCCAGCCCTCACTGCACCTCTGCTCACCTCACCGTCTGCCCCAGGCACCGCGAGCCTCTGGGAGTGCCCGGGTGGGCTCGCGGACCGGGGCCGGGCTGCGGCGGTAGCGGGTGCGGCTGGGTGTCCCCGACGCAGAGCGGCACCCTAGGAGCCTTCCTCTCCGCAGAGGACGGGCCCTTGCGCTGTGAACAGCTCTCGCTGCTGCTGGACCGGGCCGAGCAGTTCGAGGCCGAGAGCCGCCGGAGTGACGAGGACGTGGCCTTCAGCGTGCTCCGGGGTGGCCTAAATTTCGACAACTGCTCACTAG CGGACGCGCAGGAGCAGCGGCACCCGCTCTTCA CGCTCCGGGACCCTTGCCGGCTGG ACGCGCCGGAGCAGCCGTGGGCTGTGGG CaccgccctccccgcgccccaCAGACACCACTCGGTGGCCTGCTCCCCGGAGATGCTGCGGGGGTGA
- the OPLAH gene encoding 5-oxoprolinase gives MGPAPAPPPPAVARFPVRPPLWPRAALRRRRRLRPVCPLGPKVEQPGGPLLCPPLPRLPPGESPLDSSAVVMGSPEGRFHFAIDRGGTFTDVFAQCPGGHVRVLKLLSEDPANYADAPTEGIRRILEQERGVVLPRDQPLDTSCIASIRMGTTVATNALLERRGERVALLVTRGFRDLLHVGTQAREDLFDLAVPMPEVLYEEVLEVDERVVLHRGEPGTRTPVRGCTGDLLEVQQPVDLGGLRGKLQGLLSRGIHSLAVVLMHSYTWAQHEQQVGALAQELGFTHVSLSSETMPMARIVPRGHTACADAYLTPAIQRYVQGFRRGFQGQLKDVQVLFMRSDGGLAPVDSFSGSRAVLSGPAGGVVGYSATTYRAEGSQPVIGFDMGGTSTDVSRYAGELEHVFEASTAGVTLQAPQLDINTVAAGGGSRLFFRSGLFVVGPESAGAHPGPACYRKGGPLTVTDANLVLGRLLPASFPCIFGPGEDQPLSPEASRKALEVVATEVNSFLTSGPCLASPLSLEEVAMGFVRVANEAMCRPIRALTQARGHDPSAHVLACFGGAGGQHACAIARALGMDTVHIHRHSGLLSALGLALADVVHEAQEPCSLLYAPETFVQLDRRLTHLEEQCLDALQAQGFPRSQISTEGFLHLRYQGTDCALMVSAQQHPATTCSPRAGDFGAAFVERYMREFGFVIPQRPVVVDDVRVRGIGCSGLHLEDVPRAQTGPPRVDKVTQCYFERGYQETPVYLLGELGCGHKLQGPCLIIDSNSTILVEPGCQAEVTETGDIRISVGPETPSIVDAQLDPVHLSIFSHRFMSIAEQMGRILQRTAISTNIKERLDFSCALFGPDGGLVSNAPHIPVHLGAMQETVQFQIQHLGADLHPGDVLLSNHPSAGGSHLPDLTVITPVFWPGQTRPVFYVASRGHHADIGGITPGSMPPHSTSLQQEGAVFLSFKLVQGGVFQEEALTEALRAPGKIPGCSGTRNLHDNLSDLRAQVAANQKGIQLVGELIGQYGLDVVQAYMGHIQANAELAVRDMLRAFGTSRQVRGLPLEVAAEDHMDDGSPIQLRVQINLSQGSAVFDFSGTGPEVFGNLNAPRAITLSALIYCLRCLVGQDIPLNQGCLAPVRIVIPRGSILDPSPEAAVVGGNVLTSQRVVDVILRAFEACAASQGCMNNVTLGNAHMGYYETVAGGAGAGPGWHGRSGVHTHMTNTRITDPEILESRYPVILRRFELRPGSGGRGRFRGGDGVIRELLFREEALLSVLTERRAFRPYGLHGGEPGACGLNLLIRRDGRMVNLGGKTSVPVFPGDVLRLHTPGGGGYGDPEDPAPPRRWARPPAAFPERGSVSEYRRAQEAV, from the exons AtgggccccgcccccgccccgcccccgccggccGTCGCCCGCTTCCCGGTTCGCCCGCCCCTCTGGCCGCGGGCCGCCCTCCGTCGCCGGCGCAGGCTCCGCCCCGTGTGCCCCTTGGGCCCGAAGGTCGAGCAACCGGGAG GTCCGCTGCTCTGTCCGCCTCTCCCACGTCTGCCGCCTGGAGAGTCGCCGCTGGACTCCAGCGCTGTCGTCATGGGCAGCCCAGAGGGGCGCTTCCATTTTGCCATTGACCGAGGAGGCACCTTCACAGACGTCTTTGCTCAGTGCCCAGGGGGGCACGTGAGGGTCTTGAAGCTGCTCTCAGAGGACCCTGCCAACTACGCAGACGCACCCACCGAGGGCATTCGCCGCATCCTGGAGCAG GAGAGAGGTGTGGTGCTGCCTCGGGACCAGCCGCTGGACACCAGTTGCATTGCCAGCATCCGCATGGGCACCACAGTGGCCACCAATGCGCTGCTGGAGCGGCGAGGGGAGCGGGTGGCGCTGCTGGTGACACGTGGCTTCCGGGACCTGCTGCATGTGGGCACCCAGGCCCGTGAGGACCTCTTTGACCTG GCAGTGCCCATGCCCGAGGTACTGTACGAAGAGGTGCTGGAGGTTGACGAGCGGGTGGTGCTGCATCGTGGAGAGCCAGGCACCAGGACACCTGTCAGAG GCTGCACAGGGGACCTGCTGGAGGTGCAGCAGCCCGTGGACCTTGGGGGCCTGCGTGGCAAGCTGCAGGGGCTCCTGTCCCGAGGCATCCACAGCCTGGCAGTGGTGCTCATGCACTCCTACAC GTGGGCCCAGCACGAGCAGCAGGTGGGAGCACTGGCCCAGGAGCTGGGCTTCACACATGTGTCGCTGTCCTCGGAGACTATGCCTATGGCACGCATTGTCCCTCGGGGACACACGGCTTGTGCCGATGCCTACCTCACACCTGCTATCCAGCGCTATGTGCAAGGCTTCCGCCGTGGCTTCCAGGGCCAGCTCAAG GACGTGCAGGTGCTGTTCATGCGCTCTGATGGCGGCCTGGCACCCGTGGACTCCTTCAGTGGCTCCCGTGCTGTGCTCTCGGGCCCTGCTGGGGGTGTGGTTGGCTACTCAGCCACCACCTACAGGGCGGAGGGCAGTCAGCCTGTCATTGGCTTTGACATGGGAG GCACATCCACCGACGTGAGCCGCTATGCTGGGGAACTTGAACATGTCTTTGAGGCCAGTACAGCAGGTGTCACCCTCCAGGCTCCCCAGCTGGACATCAACACAGTGGCTGCTGGTGGGGGCTCCCGCCTCTTCTTCAG GTCGGGCCTCTTCGTGGTGGGGCCTGAGTCCGCAGGAGCTCATCCTGGGCCTGCCTGCTACCGCAAAG GAGGCCCCTTGACAGTGACGGATGCTAATCTCGTCCTGGGTCGCCTGCTGCCTGCTTCCTTCCCCTGCATTTTTGGGCCGGGAGAGGACCAGCCACTGTCCCCTGAGGCCTCCCGAAAGGCCCTGGAGGTGGTGGCCACTGAGGTCAACAGCTTCCTAACCAGTGGGCCCTGCCTGGCCTCCCCGCTGAGCCTGGAGGAGGTGGCCATGGGATTCGTGCGTGTGGCCAACGAGGCCATGTGCCGGCCCATCCGCGCACTCACACAG GCACGAGGCCATGACCCCTCGGCCCATGTGCTGGCTTGCTTCGGGGGAGCTGGTGGGCAGCACGCTTGTGCCATTGCCCGGGCCCTGGGCATGGACACTGTGCACATCCACAG GCACAGCGGGCTACTGTCAGCACTGGGGCTGGCCCTGGCTGACGTGGTACATGAGGCACAGGAGCCCTGCTCCTTGCTCTATGCGCCTGAGACCTTTGTGCAGCTGGACCGGAGGCTGACTCACCTGGAGGAGCAGTGTTTGGATGCCCTGCAGGCCCAGGGCTTCCCCAG GTCCCAGATCAGCACGGAGGGCTTCCTGCATCTGCGCTACCAGGGCACAGACTGCGCCCTGATGGTGTCTGCCCAGCAGCACCCAGCCACCACATGCTCACCCCGTGCTGGTGACTTTGGGGCAGCCTTCGTGGAAAG ATACATGAGGGAGTTTGGCTTCGTCATCCCCCAGCGGCCAGTGGTGGTGGACGACGTGCGGGTGAGGGGCATTGGCTGCAGTGGCCTTCACCTTGAGGATGTCCCCAGAGCCCAGACTGGGCCTCCCCGGGTAGACAAG GTGACCCAGTGCTACTTTGAGAGGGGCTACCAGGAGACCCCTGTGTACCTGTTGGGAGAGCTGGGCTGTGGGCACAAGCTTCAGGGACCCTGCCTCATTATCGATAGCAACAG CACCATCCTGGTGGAGCCAGGCTGCCAGGCAGAGGTGACTGAGACTGGGGACATCCGCATCTCCGTGGGGCCCGAGACCCCCAGCATAGTGGATGCCCAGCTTGACCCCGTCCACCTGTCCATCTTCTCGCATCGCTTCATGAGCATTGCTG AGCAGATGGGCCGCATCCTACAACGCACAGCCATCTCCACCAACATCAAGGAACGCCTGGACTTCTCCTGTGCCCTCTTTGGGCCTGATGGGGGGCTGGTCTCCAATGCCCCCCACATCCCTGTGCACCTTGGCGCCATGCAGGAGACCGTGCAGTTCCAG ATCCAGCACTTGGGGGCTGACCTCCACCCCGGCGATGTGCTGCTAAGCAACCACCCCAGTGCAGGGGGCAGCCATCTGCCAGACCTGACTGTCATCACTCCG GTGTTTTGGCCGGGTCAGACACGGCCTGTGTTCTATGTGGCCAGCCGTGGGCACCATGCTGACATTGGAGGCATCACACCAGGCTCCATGCCCCCACACTCCACCTCCCTGCAGCAGGAGGGCGCTGTCTTTCTGTCCTTCAAACTTGTCCAGGGTGGTGTCTTCCAGGAGGAGG CGTTAACTGAGGCCCTTCGGGCGCCAGGCAAGATTCCCGGCTGCAGCGGGACACGGAATCTGCATGACAACCTGTCAGACCTACGTGCCCAAGTGGCAGCCAACCAGAAAGGCATCCAGCTGGTGGGAGAGCTCATCGGGCAGTATGGCCTGGATGTGGTGCAGGCCTACATGGGCCATATTCAG GCAAACGCTGAGCTGGCCGTGCGGGACATGCTGCGGGCCTTCGGGACCTCCCGGCAGGTGCGGGGACTGCCCCTGGAAGTGGCTGCAGAGGACCACATGGACGATGGCTCCCCAATCCAGCTCCGTGTGCAAATCAACCTGAGTCAG GGCAGCGCAGTGTTTGACTTCAGCGGCACCGGGCCTGAGGTGTTTGGCAATCTGAACGCACCGCGGGCCATCACGCTGTCCGCCCTCATCTACTGCCTGCGTTGTCTGGTGGGCCAAGACATCCCACTCAACCAG GGCTGCCTGGCGCCAGTGCGCATTGTGATTCCCAGAGGCTCCATTCTGGACCCGTCCCCTGAGGCGGCCGTGGTGGGTGGCAACGTGCTCACATCGCAGCGTGTGGTGGACGTCATCCTGAGGGCCTTTGAGGCCTGCGCAGCCTCCCAG GGCTGCATGAACAACGTGACCCTGGGCAACGCCCACATGGGCTATTACGAGACGGTGGCGGGCGGCGCGGGCGCGGGCCCGGGCTGGCACGGGCGCAGCGGCGTGCACACCCACATGACCAACACGCGCATCACCGACCCTGAGATCCTGGAGAGCAG GTATCCCGTCATCCTGCGCCGCTTCGAGCTGCGGCCGGGGTCCGGGGGTCGGGGCCGGTTCCGGGGCGGCGACGGCGTCATCCGCGAGCTGCTCTTCCGAGAGGAGGCGCTGCTGTCCGTGCTGACAGAGCGCCGCGCCTTCCGGCCGTACGGCCTCCACG GGGGCGAGCCCGGCGCCTGCGGCCTAAACCTGCTGATCCGCAGGGACGGCCGGATGGTGAATCTGGGCGGGAAGACGTCCGTTCCCGTGTTCCCCGGG GACGTGCTTCGCCTCCACACCCCGGGCGGCGGCGGCTACGGGGACCCGGAGGACCCCGCCCCTCCGCGGCGGTGGGCTCGGCCGCCCGCGGCCTTCCCGGAGCGCGGCAGTGTCTCCGAGTACCGCAGGGCGCAGGAGGCCGTGTGA
- the EXOSC4 gene encoding exosome complex component RRP41 produces MPEAVVSLDPRPKSGNWFSVRRKRGWRPGGMAGLELLSDQGYRVDGRRAGELRKIQARMGVFAQADGSAYIEQGNTKALAVVYGPHEIRGSRARALPDRALVNCQYSSATFSTGERKRRPHGDRKSCEMGLQLRQTFEAAILTQLHPRSQIDIYVQVLQADGGTYAACVNAATLAVLDAGIPMQDFVCACSAGFVDGTALADLSHVEEAAGGPQLALALLPASGQIALLEMDARLHEDHLEQVLEAAARAARDVHTLLDRVVRQHVREASVLLGD; encoded by the exons ATGCCGGAAGCCGTAGTGTCCCTCGACCCGCGGCCGAAGTCTGGGAACTGGTTCTCCGTCAGGCGGAAGCGGGGCTGGCGGCCGGGCGGCATGGCGGGGCTGGAGCTCCTGTCCGACCAGGGCTACCGGGTGGACGGGCGTCGTGCCGGGGAGCTGCGCAAGATCCAGGCGCGGATGGGCGTGTTCGCGCAGGCCGACGGCTCGGCGTACATAGAGCAGGGCAACACCAAGGCGCTGGCGGTTGTGTACGGGCCGCACGAG ATCCGGGGCTCCCGGGCCCGAGCCCTCCCTGACAGGGCCCTGGTGAACTGTCAGTACAGTTCGGCCACCTTCAGCACGGGCGAGCGCAAGCGGCGGCCGCATGGAGACCGAAAGTCCTGCGAGATGGGCCTGCAGCTGCGTCAGACCTTCGAGGCAGCCATCCTTACACAGCTGCACCCACGCTCCCAGATTGATATCTACGTGCAG GTGCTGCAGGCAGATGGTGGGACCTATGCAGCTTGTGTGAATGCAGCCACACTGGCAGTGCTGGACGCCGGGATACCCATGCAGGATTTTGTGTGTGCCTGCTCAGCTGGCTTTGTGGATGGCACAGCCCTGGCGGACCTCAGCCATGTGGAGGAAGCAGCTGGTGGCCCCCAGCTGGCTCTGGCCCTTCTACCAGCCTCAGGCCAGATTGCACTGCTTGAGATGGACGCCAGGCTGCATGAGGACCACCTGGAGCAGGTGCTAGAGGCTGCTGCACGGGCTGCCCGCGATGTGCACACCCTGCTGGATCGTGTGGTCCGGCAGCATGTACGTGAGGCCTCTGTTTTGCTGGGGGACTGA